The Chlorogloeopsis sp. ULAP01 genome window below encodes:
- a CDS encoding serine/threonine-protein kinase, which translates to MICCLNPDCHDPLNPGDNKYCQSCKTPLIPLLRGHYRVIQRLSVEGGFSITYLAEDIDKLNERCVVKQLAPKIQESWLLQKAVKLFKQEAQRLQELGEHPQIPHLLAYFEQDNYLYLVQQFIDGQNLLKELQQRGKFSETEIRELLLDLLPILKFIHEQGVIHRDIKPQNILRRQSDGRLVLIDFGASKLLTATVQAKIGTTIGSHGYTPIEQMQDGEAYPASDLFSLGATCFYLLSGISPSKLWMQHGYSWVASWWQYLNNLDKGEVSLSVELGMVLDKLLKTDIHQRYQSADEVIKDLTHQALPLSVPPTILSSGASPTQTVQPHRKPNNRLMVNAAVMLLGIAGIWYFQSRQAAITQSSQPNQPGDTIEGNSAQPSTLKGHASDVNSVAFSPILPNLPNQGVEKGILASGSDDKTIKLWNLGTQKKIFTLAGHSGWIWSVAFSPDGQILASGSADKTIKLWNLQTGKEIRTLKGHTAGVASVAFSSDGKTLASGSVDKTIKLWNLQTGKEIRTLKGHTAGVASVAFSSDRKTLASGSWDKTIKVWNLDTAKSIRTLKGHSDWIISIAFSPDSTSLASGSKDKTIKLWNLVTGEVIHTLKAHTDKVNSLAFVPTSGYGKYLEGAILISGSNDNTIKLWNLKTGKEIRTLKRDSGYIYSVAISPDGETIVGGGSADNLIKIWRVLP; encoded by the coding sequence ATGATTTGCTGCCTGAATCCTGACTGTCACGACCCCTTAAATCCTGGGGATAACAAATACTGCCAAAGTTGTAAAACTCCGCTCATACCGTTACTGAGAGGACACTATCGCGTTATACAAAGACTTTCCGTTGAAGGTGGATTTAGTATCACCTATCTAGCGGAAGATATAGATAAATTAAACGAAAGATGTGTAGTCAAGCAATTAGCACCAAAAATCCAGGAATCGTGGTTATTGCAGAAAGCAGTCAAGCTTTTTAAACAAGAAGCACAACGGCTGCAAGAATTGGGAGAACATCCACAAATTCCCCATTTGTTGGCTTATTTTGAGCAAGACAACTATTTATATTTAGTCCAGCAATTCATTGATGGACAGAATTTACTCAAGGAATTGCAACAACGAGGTAAGTTTAGCGAAACAGAGATCCGAGAGCTTTTATTAGATTTACTACCTATTCTCAAATTTATTCACGAGCAGGGAGTCATTCATCGAGATATTAAGCCACAAAATATTCTTCGCCGTCAAAGTGATGGGCGATTAGTACTAATTGACTTTGGAGCATCAAAGCTACTGACAGCAACAGTGCAAGCGAAAATAGGAACAACTATTGGTTCACACGGCTATACCCCGATTGAACAAATGCAAGATGGAGAAGCCTATCCAGCCAGCGATTTATTTAGCTTGGGTGCGACTTGCTTTTATCTTTTGAGTGGAATTTCTCCATCTAAACTGTGGATGCAACATGGTTACAGTTGGGTAGCATCTTGGTGGCAATATCTCAATAATCTGGACAAGGGTGAAGTTTCCTTGTCTGTAGAGTTGGGTATGGTTCTCGACAAGTTGCTGAAAACAGACATTCACCAACGTTATCAATCTGCTGATGAAGTGATTAAGGACTTAACCCATCAGGCGTTACCATTATCAGTACCCCCAACTATACTGTCGTCGGGGGCGTCTCCAACTCAAACAGTACAACCACATAGAAAGCCCAACAATAGACTGATGGTGAATGCTGCTGTGATGCTGTTAGGAATAGCAGGAATTTGGTATTTTCAGTCTCGCCAGGCGGCAATTACTCAGTCTTCTCAGCCCAATCAGCCTGGAGACACAATTGAAGGAAATTCTGCTCAACCCAGTACCTTAAAAGGACATGCTAGTGATGTCAATTCTGTCGCCTTCAGCCCCATTTTGCCAAATCTTCCCAATCAAGGAGTAGAAAAAGGAATACTAGCCAGTGGCAGTGATGATAAGACAATCAAACTTTGGAATTTAGGAACCCAAAAGAAAATTTTTACTCTTGCTGGGCATTCCGGATGGATTTGGAGTGTTGCCTTCAGCCCTGATGGGCAAATTCTGGCTAGCGGTAGTGCAGACAAAACGATTAAACTTTGGAACTTGCAAACAGGAAAAGAAATTCGTACTCTCAAGGGACATACTGCTGGAGTCGCCTCTGTTGCTTTTAGTTCCGATGGCAAAACTCTTGCTAGCGGTAGTGTAGATAAAACGATTAAACTTTGGAACTTGCAAACAGGAAAAGAAATTCGTACTCTTAAGGGGCATACTGCTGGAGTCGCTTCCGTTGCTTTCAGTAGCGATCGCAAAACCCTTGCTAGTGGAAGTTGGGATAAAACTATCAAAGTTTGGAATTTAGATACTGCAAAGAGTATTCGCACACTGAAAGGACATTCTGACTGGATTATTTCCATTGCCTTTAGTCCCGATAGTACTAGCCTTGCTAGTGGTAGCAAAGACAAGACAATTAAATTATGGAATTTAGTGACTGGAGAGGTAATACATACCCTGAAAGCACATACTGATAAAGTAAATTCTCTTGCCTTTGTGCCAACTTCAGGTTATGGCAAATATTTAGAGGGAGCTATCCTTATTAGTGGTAGTAATGACAACACAATTAAATTGTGGAATTTAAAAACAGGAAAAGAAATTCGCACCTTAAAAAGAGATTCTGGTTATATTTATTCCGTCGCAATTAGCCCTGATGGAGAGACAATTGTCGGCGGTGGCAGCGCTGATAATTTGATTAAGATTTGGCGGGTTTTGCCATAA
- a CDS encoding DUF433 domain-containing protein produces the protein MKFEELETQLLTLTPTEKAEAIQILTQTLSSGSHGITKTPGVCGGEACIAKTRIPVWLLVESRHQGISEAQLLDDYPHISAADLVNAWAYADAHPEEIVDAIEKNMIRVVCLST, from the coding sequence ATGAAATTTGAAGAGCTAGAAACACAACTTTTAACATTAACTCCAACTGAGAAGGCTGAAGCGATACAAATTTTGACTCAAACCTTAAGCAGTGGTTCGCATGGCATTACAAAAACTCCTGGTGTATGTGGTGGTGAAGCCTGTATTGCAAAGACTCGCATCCCAGTTTGGTTATTAGTAGAGTCTCGTCATCAAGGTATTAGTGAAGCACAACTTTTAGATGACTATCCTCATATTAGTGCAGCAGATTTAGTCAATGCCTGGGCATATGCAGATGCACACCCTGAAGAAATCGTAGATGCTATCGAAAAAAACATGATTCGAGTGGTTTGTCTATCTACATAA